Proteins from one Sarcophilus harrisii chromosome 2, mSarHar1.11, whole genome shotgun sequence genomic window:
- the EIF5 gene encoding eukaryotic translation initiation factor 5, with protein sequence MSVNVNRSVSDQFYRYKMPRLIAKVEGKGNGIKTVIVNMVDVAKALNRPPTYPTKYFGCELGAQTQFDVKNDRYIVNGSHEANKLQDMLDGFIKKFVLCPECENPETDLHVNPKKQTIGNSCKACGYRGMLDTNHKLCTFILKNPPENSDSVTGKKEKEKKNRKGKDKENGSVSSNETTPPPPPPNELNPPHAVEDDEDEDWGEDTTEEAQRRRMDEISDHAKVLTLSDDLERTVEERVNILFDFVKKKKEEGIIDTSDKEIVAEAERLDVKAMGPLVLTEVLFNEKIREQIKKYRRHFLRFCHNNKKAQRYLLHGLECVVAMHQAQLISKIPHILKEMYDADLLEEEVIISWSEKASKKYVSKELAKEIRVKAEPFIKWLKEAEEESSGGEEEDEDENIEVVYSKTASVPKVETVKSADNKDDDIDIDAI encoded by the exons ATGTCTGTCAACGTCAACCGCAGCGTTTCAGATCAGTTCTATCGCTACAAAATGCCCCGTCTGATTGCTAAG gttgagGGCAAAGGAAATGGAATAAAGACAGTCATAGTCAACATGGTTGACGTTGCAAAGGCGCTTAATCGGCCTCCAACGT ATCCCACCAAATATTTTGGTTGTGAGCTGGGAGCACAGACCCAGTTTGATGTTAAGAATGACCGTTACATTGTCAATGGATCTCATGAGGCGAATAAGCTGCAAGACATGTTGGAtggattcattaaaaaatttgttCTCTGTCCTGAGTGTGAGAATCCTGAAACTGATCTG CATGTCAATCCTAAGAAACAAACAATAGGTAACTCTTGCAAAGCCTGTGGTTATCGAGGCATGCTTGACACAAACCATAAACTCTGCACATTCATTCTCAAGAACCCACCTG aGAATAGTGACAGTGTTacgggaaaaaaagaaaaagaaaagaaaaatagaaagggcaaagacaaagaaaatggtTCTGTGTCCAGCAATGAgacaacaccaccaccaccaccacccaatGAACTTAACCCTCCACATGCTGTG GAAGATGATGAGGATGAAGATTGGGGAGAGGACACAACTGAAGAAGCTCAAAGGCGCAGAATGGATGAAATTAGTGATCATGCAAAAGTTCTGACACTTAGTGATGACCTAGAAAGGACAGTTGAAGAAAGAGtcaatattttatttgactttgtgaag aaaaaaaaagaagaaggtatTATTGATACTTCTGACAAAGAAATTGTCGCAGAAGCAGAAAGACTGGATGTAAAAGCTATGGGTCCTCTTGTTTTGACTGAGGTTCTTTTTAATGAGAAGATTCGAGAACAAATTAAGAAGTATAGACGTCATTTTCTACGA TTCTGCCACAATAACAAAAAAGCTCAGAGATACCTTCTTCATGGTTTGGAGTGTGTAGTAGCTATGCATCAAGCTCAGCTCATCTCTAAAATTCCACATATCTTGAAGGAAATGTATGATGCAGACCTTTTGGAGGAAGAGGTCATCATTAGCTGGTCAGAAAAG GCCTCTAAGAAATATGTCTCAAAGGAACTTGCCAAAGAGATTCGTGTCAAAGCGGAGCCCTTTATAAAATGGCTAAAGGAAGCAGAAGAAGAATCCTCTGgtggagaagaggaagatgaagatgaaaatatTGAG GTGGTGTATTCTAAGACTGCCAGCGTACCTAAAGTTGAAACTGTGAAGTCTGCTGATAACAAGGATGATGACATTGATATTGATGCCATTTAA